From the genome of Haloterrigena sp. KLK7, one region includes:
- the meaB gene encoding methylmalonyl Co-A mutase-associated GTPase MeaB, whose protein sequence is MSADEDLLEDLLAGKHRALARVISKIENRGPGYRDLVSELYAHTGDADVIGITGSPGAGKSTLVDKLAETYRDRGETVGVIAIDPSSPFTGGAVLGDRIRMASTVGDMDVFVRSMSARGTLGGLSTATADAVKAMDAFGKDKIIIETVGAGQNEIDIVRTADTVAVLVPPGSGDEIQTLKAGILEIADVFVVNKADRDGADRTVQELRDMIQLDEGGGMSGGAGGGGHHSQEVIDAHDDWDPEDDVDEADADAERWTTPIVETVATRGNGVDDLIDEFANHRRYLVDSGEHAEQVRGRYAEEIRTLLREDVHAMLEDRLAAAGGVDDLAEAVRQGETDPYSIADDVLAPVEACLEDLEIDDR, encoded by the coding sequence ATGAGCGCCGACGAGGACCTGCTCGAGGACCTGCTCGCGGGAAAACACCGCGCGCTGGCTCGAGTCATCTCGAAGATCGAGAACCGGGGGCCGGGGTATCGCGACCTCGTCTCCGAACTGTACGCGCACACCGGCGACGCCGACGTGATCGGCATCACGGGCAGCCCCGGCGCGGGGAAGTCGACGCTGGTCGACAAGCTCGCGGAGACCTACCGCGACCGCGGCGAGACCGTCGGCGTCATCGCGATCGATCCCTCCTCGCCGTTCACCGGCGGCGCGGTGCTCGGGGACCGGATCCGGATGGCCTCGACGGTCGGCGACATGGACGTCTTCGTGCGTTCGATGAGCGCCCGCGGGACCCTCGGTGGCCTCTCGACTGCCACCGCGGACGCCGTCAAGGCGATGGACGCCTTCGGCAAGGACAAGATCATCATCGAGACCGTCGGCGCCGGACAGAACGAGATCGACATCGTCCGCACCGCCGACACCGTCGCCGTCCTCGTCCCGCCGGGGTCGGGCGACGAGATCCAGACGCTGAAAGCCGGCATCCTCGAGATCGCCGACGTCTTCGTCGTCAACAAGGCGGACCGCGACGGCGCCGACCGGACCGTCCAGGAACTGCGTGATATGATCCAGCTCGACGAGGGAGGCGGCATGAGCGGCGGGGCCGGCGGTGGCGGCCACCACAGCCAGGAGGTCATCGACGCCCACGACGACTGGGATCCCGAGGACGACGTCGACGAAGCCGACGCCGACGCCGAGCGGTGGACCACCCCCATCGTCGAGACCGTCGCCACGCGCGGCAACGGGGTCGACGACCTGATCGACGAGTTCGCGAACCACCGCCGGTACCTGGTCGACTCCGGCGAGCACGCCGAACAGGTCCGCGGCCGCTACGCCGAGGAGATCCGCACGCTGTTGCGCGAGGACGTCCACGCCATGCTCGAGGACCGACTCGCGGCCGCCGGCGGCGTCGACGACCTCGCCGAAGCGGTCCGGCAGGGCGAGACCGACCCCTACTCCATCGCCGACGACGTGTTGGCCCCCGTCGAGGCCTGTCTCGAGGACCTCGAGATCGACGATCGGTAG
- a CDS encoding LysE family transporter, with translation MSVITTALAGVVFGLALAAPPGPMNAIIAEESVIRGRMAGFRAGLGAMTADALFFVLTLAGAVAVIDRYPAVRPALYLGGGLLMLYFAVGAVREARAATSFTDGGRDVSTGFRKTLVLSLTNPYQIGFWLTVGVGLLRPGTLDVLAAVPAAGTALEGLLVVETGSPALLAGFFGGIALWIVVYPVTLAAVGRRVDAFAPVAAALSAVILVGFGLAFLAIGTLRVV, from the coding sequence GTGAGCGTCATCACCACTGCACTCGCGGGCGTCGTCTTCGGGCTCGCGCTCGCCGCGCCGCCGGGACCGATGAACGCGATCATCGCCGAGGAGAGCGTCATCCGCGGCCGGATGGCCGGCTTCCGGGCCGGACTGGGCGCGATGACCGCGGACGCGCTGTTCTTCGTGCTGACGCTGGCCGGCGCCGTCGCGGTGATCGACCGCTACCCGGCCGTCCGACCCGCGCTCTACCTTGGCGGCGGACTGCTGATGCTGTACTTCGCCGTCGGTGCGGTTCGAGAAGCGCGGGCCGCCACGTCCTTCACCGACGGCGGCCGCGACGTCTCGACGGGCTTTCGCAAGACGCTCGTGCTCTCGCTGACCAACCCCTACCAGATCGGGTTCTGGCTCACCGTCGGCGTCGGGCTGCTCCGGCCCGGAACGCTCGACGTCCTCGCGGCCGTTCCCGCCGCCGGGACGGCGCTCGAGGGCCTGCTGGTCGTCGAGACCGGCTCTCCGGCGCTGTTGGCGGGCTTCTTCGGAGGGATCGCGCTCTGGATCGTCGTCTATCCGGTGACGCTGGCCGCCGTCGGCCGGCGCGTCGACGCCTTCGCCCCCGTGGCCGCGGCGCTGAGCGCCGTCATCCTCGTCGGGTTCGGCCTGGCCTTCCTCGCGATCGGGACGCTCCGAGTCGTCTGA
- a CDS encoding cobalamin B12-binding domain-containing protein, translating to MSSEQEQESIRCLVAKVGLDGHDRGAHVIARAFRDAGFEVIYSGLHKAPEEIVQAAVQEDVDVLGISILSGAHDTLIPKIMDGLEEYGAKEDTLVLAGGVIPEEDREELYEEGVAAVFGPGTSVEETIDFVRENAPER from the coding sequence ATGAGTAGCGAACAGGAGCAGGAGTCGATCCGGTGTCTCGTCGCCAAAGTCGGTCTCGACGGTCACGATCGGGGGGCACACGTCATCGCGCGGGCGTTCCGAGACGCCGGCTTCGAAGTCATCTACTCCGGCCTGCACAAGGCGCCCGAGGAGATCGTCCAGGCGGCCGTCCAGGAGGACGTCGACGTGCTGGGGATCTCCATCCTCTCGGGGGCACACGACACGCTCATCCCGAAGATCATGGACGGCCTCGAGGAGTACGGCGCCAAGGAGGACACGCTCGTGCTGGCCGGCGGCGTCATCCCCGAGGAGGACCGCGAGGAACTCTACGAGGAGGGCGTCGCGGCCGTCTTCGGCCCCGGGACGTCGGTCGAGGAGACCATCGACTTCGTCCGCGAGAACGCTCCCGAGCGATGA
- a CDS encoding O-methyltransferase, which yields MVDVLSDDIDRFVRAIGPDPDETLREMDDYARREGFPNVGPDVGATLRLLARLTDAQRIFEFGSGYGYSAYWMAEALPEDGEIVLTEVDDDELELARDYMREGGYDDRARYELGDALETIDDYDGPFDVVLIDCQKHRYRDAFEAVRPKVPVGGVVVADNAITAGPMDFEKLLAIVEGDAPDAVDEHTQGIADYLERVTDDPDFETVSLPLGEGIAVSYRIE from the coding sequence ATGGTCGACGTGCTTTCGGACGACATCGATCGCTTCGTTCGTGCGATCGGACCGGACCCGGACGAGACGCTGCGCGAGATGGACGACTACGCGCGACGCGAGGGGTTCCCCAACGTCGGGCCCGACGTCGGCGCCACCCTCCGCCTGCTCGCCCGACTGACCGACGCCCAGCGGATCTTCGAGTTCGGTTCCGGCTACGGCTACTCGGCCTACTGGATGGCCGAGGCGCTCCCCGAGGACGGCGAGATCGTCCTCACCGAGGTTGACGACGACGAACTCGAGCTGGCCCGCGACTACATGCGCGAGGGCGGCTACGACGACCGTGCGCGGTACGAACTGGGCGACGCGCTCGAGACGATCGACGACTACGACGGTCCGTTCGACGTGGTCCTGATCGACTGCCAGAAACACCGCTACCGCGACGCGTTCGAGGCCGTCCGGCCGAAGGTTCCGGTCGGCGGCGTCGTCGTCGCGGACAACGCGATCACCGCCGGTCCCATGGACTTCGAGAAACTGCTCGCCATCGTCGAGGGAGACGCGCCCGACGCCGTCGACGAACACACGCAGGGGATCGCCGACTACCTCGAGCGCGTGACCGACGATCCCGATTTCGAAACCGTTTCCCTGCCGCTTGGCGAGGGGATCGCGGTCAGTTATCGGATCGAGTGA
- a CDS encoding Rrf2 family transcriptional regulator, with protein sequence MDQFDLNSNQRTTLTALVNKYQATESLVSAKALGEELNRKPGTLRNQMQPLKAVGLVESVPGKNGGYEPTEAAYDALDRHRQSDAETVTLAHDYKRVTATIGEMKFTNVHHPDLCRAQIRFQQSTRDLAEGEAIAVGPSPLSRLAVTGEIVAIDDTENVVIIDVSRMEAPIGDDRTESARS encoded by the coding sequence ATGGACCAATTCGATCTGAACAGTAACCAACGAACGACGCTCACTGCGTTGGTTAATAAGTATCAGGCCACCGAGTCGCTCGTCTCTGCGAAGGCCCTCGGCGAGGAACTGAATCGAAAACCCGGGACGCTTCGCAATCAGATGCAACCGCTGAAAGCGGTCGGACTCGTCGAGAGCGTCCCCGGGAAAAACGGCGGGTACGAGCCGACCGAGGCGGCGTATGACGCGCTCGATCGGCACCGCCAGTCCGACGCCGAAACGGTCACGCTCGCACACGACTACAAGCGCGTCACCGCGACGATCGGCGAGATGAAATTCACGAACGTCCACCATCCGGACCTGTGTCGCGCGCAGATACGCTTTCAGCAGTCGACCCGGGATCTCGCGGAGGGCGAGGCGATCGCAGTCGGGCCGTCTCCCCTCTCGCGGTTAGCCGTAACCGGCGAGATCGTCGCCATCGACGACACCGAAAACGTCGTGATTATCGACGTCAGTCGAATGGAAGCGCCGATAGGAGACGACCGAACGGAATCCGCTCGATCGTGA
- a CDS encoding Zn-ribbon domain-containing OB-fold protein yields the protein MSDTESETRDAGFDEWLDAAEEGAAYYLACPNDHGSLPPRRVCPDCGVTDLEEASLPETGEIRTFTVTHVPTPAFEEDAPYATAVADFGPVRITGQVVGIDTEDVESGLEVEIEVTVSETTGERVLGFSPV from the coding sequence ATGAGCGATACCGAATCCGAAACTCGAGACGCCGGCTTCGACGAATGGCTCGACGCCGCCGAGGAGGGCGCGGCCTACTACCTCGCGTGTCCGAACGACCACGGCTCCCTGCCGCCCCGGCGGGTCTGTCCCGACTGCGGCGTGACCGACCTCGAGGAGGCCTCGCTGCCGGAGACGGGCGAGATTCGGACCTTCACCGTGACGCACGTCCCGACGCCGGCCTTCGAGGAGGACGCCCCCTACGCGACGGCCGTCGCGGACTTCGGCCCCGTGCGCATCACGGGCCAGGTCGTCGGGATCGATACCGAGGACGTCGAGAGCGGCCTCGAGGTCGAGATCGAGGTGACTGTCTCGGAGACGACGGGCGAACGCGTGCTCGGGTTCAGTCCGGTCTAG
- a CDS encoding HD domain-containing protein: MGVEIKETRVSDAEFEEMKGFVFEYLAASVEKEEEGGRMRWYPWHSAEYRHNHILNVVELATEIAREEGADIDVTRVAALFHDVAKLETDQELHAEAGARVAREYLESRADYPDSFIEQVCRAIEHHSYQGDLTDLTLETQCLIEADLLDKVGANGTALMLLRMGYEARTHMDCDEMVDRVLERGYDAASRVRSDTAEGIAHRRLKRVKWFREWLEDEIAAMGE; the protein is encoded by the coding sequence GTGGGCGTCGAAATAAAAGAGACCAGGGTATCCGACGCCGAGTTCGAGGAGATGAAAGGCTTCGTCTTCGAGTATCTCGCGGCCAGCGTCGAGAAGGAAGAGGAGGGCGGCCGGATGCGTTGGTACCCCTGGCACTCCGCGGAGTACCGACACAACCACATTCTCAACGTGGTCGAACTCGCCACGGAGATCGCGCGCGAGGAAGGCGCCGACATCGACGTCACACGCGTCGCCGCGCTCTTTCACGACGTCGCCAAACTCGAGACCGATCAGGAACTCCACGCCGAGGCCGGCGCGCGCGTCGCCCGGGAGTACCTCGAGTCGCGCGCGGACTACCCCGACTCATTCATCGAGCAGGTCTGTCGGGCCATCGAACACCACTCCTACCAGGGCGATCTGACCGATCTCACGCTCGAGACCCAGTGTCTCATCGAGGCCGACTTGCTCGACAAGGTCGGCGCCAACGGCACCGCCCTGATGCTGTTGCGGATGGGGTACGAGGCCCGAACCCACATGGACTGCGACGAGATGGTCGATCGCGTCCTGGAGCGCGGCTACGACGCCGCCTCGCGCGTCCGGAGCGACACCGCCGAGGGCATCGCCCATCGGCGGCTGAAGCGGGTGAAGTGGTTCCGCGAGTGGCTCGAGGACGAGATCGCCGCGATGGGCGAGTAG
- a CDS encoding DUF1467 domain-containing protein: MNRPFTSPLRPVLVGSVALVAVGVASNTGLDSPSRSLLSLLLMALGVAGVANFVRDYGVDRLRLAAKRWWAVAFVAFLPHALVAAPASDSAVAVADALAVPPVPLVLESIAGAVVCCAVAVTVLYGFASYGIHPGRPSPEERILADGGDE, encoded by the coding sequence ATGAACCGCCCGTTCACGTCACCCCTCCGCCCGGTGCTCGTCGGTTCCGTCGCGCTCGTCGCCGTCGGCGTCGCGAGTAATACCGGGTTAGACTCGCCGTCCCGGTCGCTGCTCTCCCTGCTCCTGATGGCGCTCGGCGTCGCCGGCGTCGCGAACTTCGTCCGCGACTACGGCGTCGATCGACTCCGACTGGCGGCGAAGCGCTGGTGGGCCGTCGCGTTCGTCGCGTTTCTCCCGCACGCGCTGGTCGCGGCCCCCGCGAGCGATTCGGCGGTCGCCGTCGCCGACGCGCTCGCCGTCCCGCCGGTCCCGCTCGTTCTGGAATCGATCGCCGGTGCGGTCGTCTGTTGTGCGGTGGCAGTGACAGTGCTGTACGGCTTCGCCAGCTACGGGATCCATCCCGGCCGGCCCTCGCCCGAGGAACGCATCCTCGCGGACGGCGGGGACGAGTGA
- a CDS encoding alpha/beta fold hydrolase, producing MKARTLLGAAVGTVGAAVLGNRLLKKRAGDLENPLVGIERTYRWRGIETSYTVAGDPNDPDLLLCHGIYAGASSHEFEPIVDRLAEDYHVIAVDLPGFGRSERPPLVYSATLYAEFLRDFAADVTDEPIVVASSLTGSFAVEAAAETEDSDRDDFRHLVLICPTDETADERPWVRTLVRTPVVGTTIFNLLASKPSIRYFYDRDGYYDSDRIDDEAVAYAWRSAHQPGARYAPASFSSGTLDPDFDLKTELAAIDTPTTLVWGRDADLVPLREGRDLAEAADTDLVVIDYATQLPHAEHPEKFVEYLSAELPHAGIDIGD from the coding sequence ATGAAGGCCCGAACACTCCTCGGTGCAGCGGTCGGTACCGTCGGTGCAGCCGTGCTCGGCAATCGCCTCCTCAAAAAGCGAGCGGGCGACCTCGAGAACCCGCTCGTCGGGATCGAGCGGACGTATCGCTGGCGGGGCATCGAGACGAGCTACACCGTCGCCGGCGATCCGAACGATCCGGATCTGCTCCTCTGTCACGGGATCTACGCCGGCGCGAGCAGCCACGAGTTCGAACCGATCGTCGATCGACTGGCCGAGGACTACCACGTGATCGCGGTCGACCTCCCCGGGTTCGGTCGATCCGAGCGACCGCCGCTGGTCTACTCGGCGACGCTCTACGCCGAGTTCCTCCGCGACTTCGCCGCCGACGTGACCGACGAGCCGATCGTCGTCGCTTCCTCGCTGACCGGTTCCTTCGCCGTCGAGGCCGCCGCGGAGACCGAAGACTCCGACCGGGACGACTTCAGACACCTCGTCCTCATCTGTCCGACCGACGAGACGGCCGACGAGCGGCCGTGGGTTCGCACCCTCGTCCGGACGCCCGTCGTCGGGACGACGATCTTCAACCTGCTGGCGAGCAAACCCTCGATCCGCTACTTCTACGACCGCGACGGCTACTACGACTCCGACCGGATCGACGACGAGGCGGTCGCCTACGCGTGGCGAAGCGCCCACCAGCCCGGCGCCCGCTACGCGCCCGCCTCGTTCAGCAGCGGGACCCTCGATCCCGACTTCGACCTCAAGACCGAGCTGGCCGCGATCGACACCCCGACCACGCTCGTCTGGGGCCGCGACGCCGACCTCGTCCCGCTGCGGGAGGGCCGAGACCTCGCCGAGGCCGCCGACACCGACCTCGTCGTCATCGACTACGCGACGCAACTGCCACACGCCGAGCATCCCGAGAAGTTCGTCGAGTACCTGTCTGCGGAACTGCCCCACGCCGGCATCGATATCGGAGACTGA
- a CDS encoding thiolase domain-containing protein, whose amino-acid sequence MSDVRVAGVGLTPFGNAPERTSRDLFAEASIAAFEDSGVPRDDVDALLYGNFMGELSEHQGHQGPLMAEAAGVQAPATRYESACASSGAAVRDAVMRIRNGEDDVILVGGAERMTNLGTAGATEALAIAADDLWEVRAGMTFPGAYALMAQAYFDEYGGEHEDLAHIAVKNHENALNNEKAQYQSAIEVSDVLEAPQVSSPLGLYDSCPISDGAAAVVLTSEDYAEEHGLEAPVSISGTGQGGDRMALHDREYLARSPAARAAGDEAYADAGVDAADVDFAEVHDCFTIAEVLAIESLDLFPVGEGISAARDGRTTADGETPINLSGGLKAKGHPVGATGASQIAEVTKLLSGNHPNSEFVADATTGVAHNAGGTVASATVHVLEVTE is encoded by the coding sequence ATGAGTGACGTACGTGTCGCAGGTGTCGGCCTGACCCCGTTCGGAAACGCGCCCGAGCGGACGAGCCGGGACCTCTTCGCGGAGGCGAGTATCGCGGCGTTCGAGGACAGCGGCGTCCCTCGAGACGACGTGGACGCCCTCCTCTACGGCAACTTCATGGGCGAACTGTCCGAACACCAGGGCCACCAGGGGCCGTTGATGGCCGAGGCCGCCGGCGTGCAGGCGCCGGCGACCCGCTACGAGTCCGCCTGCGCCTCGAGCGGCGCGGCCGTCCGGGACGCGGTCATGCGCATCCGCAACGGCGAGGACGACGTGATCCTCGTCGGCGGCGCCGAGCGGATGACCAACCTCGGCACCGCGGGCGCGACCGAGGCGCTCGCGATCGCCGCCGACGACCTCTGGGAGGTCCGCGCGGGGATGACCTTCCCCGGCGCCTACGCGCTGATGGCCCAGGCCTACTTCGACGAGTACGGCGGCGAGCACGAGGATCTGGCCCACATCGCCGTCAAGAACCACGAGAACGCCCTGAACAACGAGAAGGCCCAGTACCAGAGCGCGATCGAGGTCAGCGACGTCCTCGAGGCCCCGCAGGTCTCCAGTCCGCTGGGACTGTACGACTCCTGTCCGATCTCCGACGGCGCCGCCGCGGTGGTCCTCACGAGCGAGGACTACGCCGAGGAACACGGCCTCGAGGCGCCCGTCTCGATCAGCGGCACCGGTCAGGGCGGCGACCGCATGGCCTTGCACGACCGCGAGTACCTCGCGCGCTCGCCCGCGGCCCGCGCGGCCGGCGACGAGGCCTACGCCGACGCCGGCGTCGACGCCGCGGACGTCGACTTCGCGGAGGTCCACGACTGCTTCACCATCGCCGAAGTGCTCGCGATCGAGTCGCTGGATCTCTTCCCGGTCGGCGAGGGGATCTCGGCGGCCCGCGACGGGCGGACGACCGCCGACGGCGAGACCCCGATCAACCTCTCGGGCGGCCTGAAGGCCAAGGGCCACCCGGTCGGCGCGACCGGTGCCTCCCAGATCGCCGAGGTCACGAAACTGCTCTCCGGGAACCACCCCAACAGCGAGTTCGTCGCGGACGCGACGACCGGCGTCGCCCACAACGCGGGCGGCACCGTCGCGAGTGCGACGGTTCACGTGTTGGAGGTGACCGAGTAA
- a CDS encoding mechanosensitive ion channel family protein: protein MIQPQLAQQGQIPNWLQDPIAELVTFLPRLIGALVILFIGWIVGRIAAGAVRKIADGIELDRMVLETPLGRILGGTEQAVSSAFGSLAKWFVYSLAILAAANALAIQLLSEWIATAVSYLPAFIAGLLVIVIGFVVADFVGDIIERTRAAAETVYGNWFANGARMFLYFTAIVIGLDTMGIDVSILYVFARALAWGLAAAVAIGAGVAFGWGGKDYVSENIGSWMGRTASVKPDDEASDGGGRSTGSDRSTGSRSRRSDRDPGSEPGPTDDD from the coding sequence ATGATTCAACCCCAACTCGCCCAACAAGGGCAAATTCCGAACTGGTTGCAGGATCCGATCGCGGAACTCGTCACGTTCCTCCCGCGGCTGATCGGCGCGCTGGTGATCCTCTTCATCGGCTGGATCGTCGGCCGTATCGCCGCCGGAGCCGTCAGGAAAATCGCCGACGGCATCGAACTCGACAGGATGGTCCTCGAGACGCCGCTGGGTCGCATCCTCGGCGGAACGGAACAGGCCGTCTCGAGCGCGTTCGGTTCGCTCGCGAAGTGGTTCGTCTACTCGCTGGCCATCCTCGCGGCCGCCAACGCGCTCGCGATCCAGTTGCTGTCGGAGTGGATCGCGACGGCCGTCTCGTACCTGCCGGCGTTCATCGCCGGGCTGCTCGTCATCGTCATCGGCTTCGTCGTCGCCGACTTCGTCGGTGACATCATCGAGCGGACGCGAGCGGCGGCCGAGACGGTCTACGGGAACTGGTTCGCCAACGGCGCGCGAATGTTCCTCTACTTCACCGCGATCGTCATCGGCCTCGACACGATGGGGATCGACGTCAGCATCCTCTACGTCTTCGCGCGAGCGCTGGCGTGGGGCCTCGCCGCGGCCGTCGCCATCGGCGCCGGCGTCGCGTTCGGCTGGGGCGGCAAGGACTACGTCTCCGAGAACATCGGTAGCTGGATGGGCCGCACCGCCAGCGTCAAGCCCGACGACGAAGCGTCGGACGGCGGCGGCCGGTCGACCGGGAGCGACCGGTCTACCGGTAGCCGGTCCCGTCGCTCCGATCGGGACCCCGGCTCCGAACCCGGCCCGACCGACGACGACTGA
- a CDS encoding M42 family metallopeptidase, with amino-acid sequence MASAPFDFEFLAELTETSGVPGYEDRVRDLVVAEFEENVDRVRTDAMGNVVGTLEGDSDYSVAVAAHMDEIGFMVRHLKGDEEGFGFVELDALGGWDARILKAQRVTIHTDDGDLPGVIGSPPPHTLSDEQREKTPEVDDVVVDVGLPYEELEDRVSPGDLVTMDQTTERVGETVTGKALDDRICLFAMLEAARRLEEPDVTIHFCATVQEEVGLRGARALGVDVDPDLAIALDVTVANDVPGFEAGDRVTELGDGAAIKLKDGSVITNPKVHKRLQAVADEAGIDAQREILPSGGTDTAGFQLSNGAKPVGAISIPTRYLHTPTEAAHVDDVAATIDLLEAFLSSEDGEHDYTL; translated from the coding sequence ATGGCATCCGCCCCGTTCGATTTCGAGTTTCTCGCGGAGCTGACCGAGACGAGTGGCGTCCCCGGCTACGAGGACCGCGTTCGCGACCTCGTCGTCGCCGAGTTCGAGGAGAACGTCGATCGGGTCCGAACCGACGCGATGGGGAACGTCGTGGGGACGCTCGAGGGCGACTCGGACTACTCGGTCGCCGTCGCGGCCCACATGGACGAGATCGGCTTCATGGTCCGCCACCTGAAGGGCGACGAGGAGGGATTCGGCTTCGTCGAACTCGACGCGCTGGGCGGCTGGGACGCTCGGATTCTCAAGGCCCAGCGCGTGACGATCCACACCGACGACGGCGACCTGCCGGGCGTCATCGGCTCGCCGCCGCCGCACACGCTGAGCGACGAGCAGCGGGAGAAAACGCCCGAGGTCGACGACGTCGTCGTGGACGTCGGTCTCCCCTACGAGGAGCTCGAGGACCGGGTCTCGCCGGGCGACCTCGTGACGATGGACCAGACGACCGAGCGCGTCGGCGAGACGGTCACCGGGAAGGCGCTCGACGACCGGATCTGCCTGTTCGCGATGCTCGAGGCGGCCCGCCGACTCGAGGAGCCCGACGTGACGATTCACTTCTGTGCGACCGTCCAGGAAGAGGTCGGCCTCCGCGGCGCACGCGCGCTGGGGGTCGACGTCGATCCCGACCTCGCGATCGCGCTCGACGTCACCGTCGCCAACGACGTCCCGGGGTTCGAGGCCGGCGACCGCGTCACCGAACTCGGCGACGGCGCGGCGATCAAACTCAAGGACGGGAGCGTCATCACGAACCCGAAGGTCCACAAGCGACTCCAGGCGGTCGCCGACGAGGCGGGGATCGACGCCCAGCGCGAGATCCTTCCCTCCGGGGGCACCGACACCGCCGGCTTCCAGCTTTCCAACGGCGCCAAGCCCGTCGGCGCGATCTCGATCCCGACGCGCTACCTCCACACGCCGACCGAGGCCGCCCACGTCGACGACGTCGCGGCGACGATCGATCTCCTCGAGGCGTTCCTCTCGAGCGAGGACGGTGAGCACGACTACACGCTCTGA